A genomic region of Synechococcus sp. NOUM97013 contains the following coding sequences:
- the serS gene encoding serine--tRNA ligase, whose protein sequence is MLDQRLVRENPELIAAQLGRRGMDVDLTSLQLIAQQQRDLEEQRSSLQADGNRIGKEVGQRIKGGADPKGDEVAELRKEGNAIKQKVAVLEDEEKQLASKLKTQLLTFPNLPSNDSPDGKDENDNVEVRRWGHPREEQGLEEHWAIADRLGLLDSERSVRIAQSRFVTLLGQGARLERALINFMLDLHTGKGYREVLPPVLVNSASLTGSGQLPKFAEESFRCAEDDLWLTPTAEVPVTSLHRDEIIPVDQLPLRYVAYSPCFRREAGSYGRDTRGLIRLHQFNKVELYWFAHPDQSAEAHAQITADAEAVLQALELPYRVLELCTGDLGFSATRTYDLEVWLAGAGAFREISSCSVCGDFQARRSSIRTKEGKATRLVHTLNGSGLAIGRTMAALLENGQESDGSVKLPQALVPYFGGDRIQPE, encoded by the coding sequence GTGCTCGATCAGCGCCTGGTGCGAGAGAACCCCGAGCTGATCGCGGCTCAACTGGGGCGCCGAGGCATGGATGTTGATCTCACATCCCTGCAACTGATCGCACAGCAGCAACGCGACCTCGAAGAACAACGCAGCAGCCTCCAGGCCGACGGCAACCGGATCGGCAAGGAGGTGGGCCAGAGAATTAAGGGAGGCGCTGATCCCAAGGGCGATGAAGTCGCCGAATTGCGCAAGGAGGGCAACGCCATCAAGCAGAAGGTGGCGGTGCTGGAAGACGAGGAGAAGCAACTGGCCTCGAAGCTGAAGACCCAGCTGCTCACCTTTCCCAACCTGCCGTCGAACGACAGCCCGGATGGCAAGGACGAAAACGACAACGTCGAGGTGCGCCGCTGGGGTCACCCGCGCGAGGAGCAAGGCCTCGAGGAGCATTGGGCGATTGCCGATCGCCTGGGTCTGCTGGACAGCGAGCGGTCGGTGCGGATTGCGCAGAGCCGCTTTGTGACCCTGCTGGGCCAGGGGGCCCGGCTGGAACGTGCCCTAATCAATTTCATGCTGGACCTGCATACCGGCAAGGGCTACCGGGAAGTGCTACCTCCGGTTTTGGTGAACAGCGCCAGCCTCACCGGATCGGGTCAGCTGCCGAAATTTGCCGAAGAAAGTTTCCGCTGCGCTGAAGACGATCTATGGCTGACGCCCACGGCCGAGGTTCCGGTCACATCGCTGCACCGGGATGAAATCATCCCGGTGGATCAGCTGCCGTTGCGCTACGTGGCGTACAGCCCCTGCTTCAGGCGGGAAGCTGGCAGCTATGGGCGTGACACCCGTGGCTTGATCCGCTTGCACCAGTTCAACAAGGTGGAGCTCTACTGGTTCGCTCATCCCGACCAGTCGGCTGAGGCCCACGCCCAGATCACCGCTGATGCCGAGGCGGTGCTGCAGGCCCTGGAGCTGCCTTATCGCGTGCTCGAACTCTGCACCGGTGATCTCGGCTTCTCAGCCACCCGCACCTATGACCTGGAGGTGTGGCTTGCCGGTGCTGGTGCCTTCCGGGAGATCTCAAGTTGCAGCGTATGCGGGGATTTCCAGGCACGGCGCTCCTCCATCCGCACCAAAGAAGGCAAAGCCACGCGCTTGGTGCACACACTGAACGGCAGCGGCCTGGCCATCGGCCGCACGATGGCGGCATTGCTGGAGAACGGTCAAGAGTCCGATGGAAGCGTGAAGCTCCCTCAGGCCTTGGTGCCGTACTTCGGTGGCGACCGTATCCAGCCAGAATGA
- the rseP gene encoding RIP metalloprotease RseP, which produces MNVLASLLALGLLIVIHEAGHFLAARLQGIRVNGFSVGFGPALLKTERDGVTYALRVLPLGGFVSFPDDDEDSDIPDDDPDLLRNRPIPQRLLVISAGVLANLLLAWLVLVSHTAVTGVPGEPAPGVMVMSVQGGEAAATSGLKPGDRILSIGDVSLGSGELAVKSAVEPIRQHPGQALNLRIERNGEQRPLTLTPSDQQGTGRIGAQLQEVLTGESRPVSSPWEAITVSSHQFSGLVSRTAAGYAGLFTNFGATAQQVSGPVKIVEMGAQLSSQGGSGLALFVALISINLGVLNALPLPLLDGGQAVLLLLEGLRGRPLPERFQLAVMQSSLLFVLGLSVLLIVRDTSQLPVVRQLLGQ; this is translated from the coding sequence ATGAACGTTCTGGCCTCACTGCTGGCTCTGGGGCTGCTGATCGTGATCCATGAAGCCGGGCACTTCCTGGCCGCCCGACTGCAGGGCATCCGCGTCAACGGGTTCTCCGTGGGATTCGGGCCGGCGTTGCTCAAAACCGAGCGCGATGGCGTCACCTATGCGCTGCGCGTGTTGCCCCTGGGCGGTTTCGTCTCCTTCCCGGACGATGACGAGGACAGCGACATTCCCGATGATGATCCGGATCTGCTGCGCAACCGTCCGATTCCGCAGCGGTTGCTGGTGATCAGTGCCGGAGTGCTGGCTAACCTGCTGCTGGCCTGGTTGGTGCTCGTCAGCCACACCGCCGTGACCGGAGTACCTGGTGAACCAGCTCCTGGGGTGATGGTGATGAGCGTGCAGGGCGGCGAGGCAGCGGCCACCTCGGGGCTGAAACCGGGCGACCGCATCCTCAGCATCGGGGATGTCTCCCTGGGCAGCGGCGAGCTCGCGGTGAAATCAGCCGTGGAGCCGATCCGTCAACACCCGGGGCAAGCCCTCAATCTGCGCATCGAGCGCAACGGGGAACAACGGCCATTGACACTGACCCCCTCGGACCAACAGGGCACTGGTCGCATCGGCGCTCAGCTGCAGGAGGTGCTCACCGGTGAGAGTCGGCCGGTGTCGTCGCCGTGGGAAGCGATCACCGTGTCCAGCCATCAGTTCAGCGGACTGGTCAGCCGTACAGCAGCCGGCTACGCCGGACTGTTCACCAATTTCGGAGCCACGGCCCAGCAAGTGTCGGGTCCGGTGAAAATCGTGGAGATGGGCGCTCAGCTCTCCAGCCAGGGAGGCTCCGGACTGGCCCTATTCGTGGCCTTGATCTCCATCAACCTCGGCGTGCTCAATGCCCTGCCCCTGCCCCTGCTTGATGGAGGCCAGGCGGTGTTGCTGCTTCTGGAAGGACTGCGCGGTCGTCCGCTGCCCGAGCGCTTCCAATTGGCAGTCATGCAATCGAGCCTGCTGTTCGTGCTCGGCCTCAGTGTTCTGCTGATCGTGCGTGACACCAGCCAGCTGCCGGTGGTACGTCAATTGCTGGGACAGTGA
- the rpsN gene encoding 30S ribosomal protein S14, producing the protein MAKKSMIARDAKRKKMVERFAAKRTALMAAFDAAKDPMERLEIHRKIQALPRNSAPTRMRNRCWATGKPRGVYRDFGLCRNQLRERAHKGELPGVVKSSW; encoded by the coding sequence ATGGCCAAGAAGTCGATGATCGCCCGCGATGCGAAGCGGAAGAAAATGGTGGAGCGCTTCGCTGCCAAGCGGACGGCTCTGATGGCCGCCTTCGACGCTGCGAAGGATCCGATGGAGCGTCTTGAGATTCACCGCAAGATCCAAGCCCTGCCTCGCAACAGTGCGCCCACCCGCATGCGCAATCGCTGCTGGGCCACCGGCAAGCCCCGGGGTGTGTATCGCGATTTCGGCCTGTGCCGCAACCAGCTGCGCGAGCGGGCTCACAAGGGCGAGCTCCCTGGCGTGGTCAAGTCCAGCTGGTGA